GGCGGCCATGGCGGTCGAACCATTCCAGCACCGCCGTGGAAAACTGCTCCGCTGTCATCGCTTGAACAGCCCCTTCAATGCGTTTTTCAGTTCCGGACTGACTTTGTCGCCCAGTTTCTCGTCGATCTTTTCGCTGAGCTTGTTCCCAGCCATTTTGCTGGCGACCTGACCGAGACGGTCATTGTCGACGCGGCAGGCCTTGGCCCCCAGCTCCAGCGGGCCACGGCAGCGCAGCGGCCACTCGATGCCGACGAACTTCTCGCCGACCTGACAGGCCGGGTCGGGCATGGCGCTGGTGTCGCCCTCAACGATGATGCCGACGCGGTAATCCATGCCCAAAACGCGCAGGTCGATGTCACCGTCACCGTTGACGGTCATGCCGGGGATGCGCACTTTCAGGTCCGGGTTGCTGGCGACGCCATTGCGTACGGTCAGATTGCCTTTCAGCTCCTCGAACGGCGTGTCCTTGCCCCGAGGCTCGCCGCTCAGGGTTTTGCGGTTGAGGGTGGCGATGCCTTTGCACAATTGCTGTTCGAGATTGGCGTTGAGCAGCACGCCGTTGTTGATGACGAAACTGGCGTTGCCGTTGAGCGTATCGATCAACGCCTGTTGGCTGTTGCCGCTGCCGGTGAGGCTGCTGGTCAGTGTCACCAGGCCTTTGACCGGCGGGTTCTTGCCCTGGCTTTCGATGATTTTTTCCGCCGGGACGCGATTGAGACGGGTCTGCAGGTTCAGTACCGGCGCGCTTGGGCGCACGTCGAGCGTGCCGTTGGCGACGAAACCGCCGTTGTACAGCTCGCCGCTCAGGTTTGCCAGCGTCAGCAGGCCGCCCTGGCCGGTGGCTTTGAGCGCAGCGTTCTGGATTGGCAGTTTGTCGAGGGTCAGTTGGCCGAAAGTCAGGTCGGCGTCCACATCCAGTTTCGCCAGGCGTTCGACCGGCAGCAGGCGCTCGGTGCTCCAGGCGGTTTTGCTCGGTTTGTCCGGCAGCGGCGTGGTGCCTGCGACGGCGCCGGCCTCGGTGCTGGCGACTTCGGCCTGACGGGTTTGCGTGGCGCTGTTGGCCTGGTCCGATTTCGGTGGCAGGTAGCGGTCGACGTTGAATGTGTCGGCCTTGAGAATGGCGCGCAGCGACTGTTTGGCGAAATCCTCGATGGCGATGCGGCCGCTGAAGCTGCTGTCATCGAGTTTCAGGTTGATGTTGTCGAACGACAGACTGGTCGGGGTGGCAGCAACGCGGCTGACCAGCTCGACCTTGCTCAGGCTGCCTTCGCCCATCTCCGGCACTGTCTGGCCGATGCTGTCGACGAATTTCGCCAGATCGAACTGGGCAATGGAAATGCCGCCGCTGATCTGTGGCGTCTTGTCGAGGTCATTGGCTTTCAGTTCGCCCAAGGCGCGCAACTGGTTGGCGGAAATCTTGATGCCGGTCCATTCGGCGACGTTCGCTGCTTTGTCCAGCAATAACTGGCCTTGAGCAGAGAAAGTCATGGTTTTGCCTTGCAGCGGATCGCCAGCGAGTTCGCCGGTCAGCTTCAGGTCTTCGAACTTGTAGCGTTGCAGGGCGCGCTCGAAGCGCAGCTCGCCGTTGAGCTCGGTGCGCACGCGCAACACCGGTTGATTGGTGCCGAGGAACGCGGTGGCCTTCACCGGGATATTGGTCGAATCGTGCACCGGACCGGTGCTCAGTTGAATGCTTTCGGCGCTGAACTGCTTGCCGGTCAGCTCATCGTTGTATTCAACGCGAGCGTTGTTCACGGTCAGGCTGTCGATGTCGAGGCGAATCGGTTGCGCCGGTTTTTCCACGGCGACGGTTGGCTCGCTGGCGGTCGCGCCCGGCGTGGCGGGTGGAGTAGAGCCTGGCGCCACTGGCACCTTGCCGATGTCTTCCCAGTTGCCGTGGCCGTTCTTGTCACGGTTCAGGCGCAGGTTGAGGCCTTCGACGCGTACGTCGCTCATCTGCACTTCACGGCGCAACAACGGCAGGACGCGCACGGACAAACCGAGCATCTGCAAATCGGCAAACGGTTCGGCGGGTTTGGCCAGGGTGGCGACGCTGGCTTCGTGCAGTTCCAGGCCGAGCCACGGGAACAGGCTCCAGCCGATATCGCCATTGAGCGTCAGCTCGATGTGGGCCTTGTCGCGGGCTATCTGGCGGATCTCGTCTTTGTAGTCGTTGGGATCGAAGAGGTGGGTCAGGGCAAAACCTGCCGCCACAATGATCAGCAACAGCCCGAGAAGTACCAGACCCAGGATTTTGCCGAACGCTTTCATGGGCGAGTCCTTGTAGTTAGTCGAATTCGTCATTTGGCCGGGGAGTATAGCGCTGCAAGCACCCGGTTCGGTGTGGCGTCATCTGCCGAGGGTCGGCAACAGCACCTGCAACTTCGCCACCGGTGCCTGCGCTTGAGGATGCCCGGCGGGAGCGAGCAGGCGCAATTCGGCCCCCGTTTGCGACGCCATTTTCTGCGCTTGGTTCACCGGACGTTCAGCCACGCCACGACGACGGGTAACTTTTCGCACGCATAAATGGGACAAGCACCAGATGTACATATCTGTCGTCAGGCACCTGAACAACGCCCCGCATGCTAACCCCGTTGAAATGCCGACTGTAGGAGCTGCGGAACGCTGTGATCTTTTGATTTTGGCAATTTCAAAAAGATCAAAAGATCGCAGCGTTCCGCAGCTCCTACAGGGGGCGAACACAGCTGACAGAAAAAAGGTGATATCAGTTTGGTTTTTCTGTCACCTGAGAATGGTAACCTTCGCCAGTTCGTCCGCCCGTCTGCGACTTAACGTCGCGCCTTCAAGGAGCTTCACCTGAAAAAACGGTCATGCCTGCGTGCATAAGGCCGAGGGTGAGCAGTGGCTGGCGAACCATACTAAAAATTGGGGGATACACAATGAGCACGAGCATCACGGCGGACGGCCTCAAAGCCGACCAGCCTGCGTTCCTGTCCAAGGAACGCATCATCGCCAAGCCCGGTTTCAACCGCTGGCTGGTTCCACCGGCCGCTTTGGCCATTCACCTGTGCATCGGCATGGCCTACGGCTTCTCGGTGTTCTGGTTGCCGCTGTCCAAGGCACTGGGCGTTACCGCGCCGGTAGCTTGTGCACCGGACATGAGCTTCATCGCACAGGTATTTTCGTCGAACTGCGACTGGCCGATCTCCATGCTCGGCTGGATCTACACGCTGTTCTTCATCTTCCTCGGCTGCTCGGCAGCGATCTGGGGCGGCTGGCTGGAACACGCCGGTCCTCGTAAAGCGGGCGTGGTGTCGGCGCTGTGCTGGTGCGGCGGTCTGCTGATTTCTGCGCTGGGTATCTATACCCACCAGATCTGGCTGATGTGGATCGGTTCCGGCGTGATCGGCGGCATCGGTCTGGGCCTGGGCTATATCTCGCCGGTGTCGACCCTGATCAAGTGGTTCCCGGACAAGCGCGGCATGGCGACCGGCATGGCGATCATGGGCTTCGGTGGCGGCGCGATGGTCGGTGCACCATTGGCGACTGCACTGATGAGCCATTTCGCTTCGCCAGAAGGTGTGGGCGTATGGCAGAGCTTCGTGGCCATGGCGGCCATCTACTTCGTGTTCATGATCGGTGGCGCATTGTCCTACCGCGTGCCGCCGACCGGCTGGAAGCCTGAAGGCTGGACCGCTCCGGCGAAGAAAGCTTCGAACGCGATGATCACCAACCGTCACGTTCACGTGAATGTAGCGTGGAAAACTCCGCAATTCCGTCTGGTCTGGCTGGTGCTGTGCCTGAACGTGTCGGCGGGTATCGGCATCCTCGGCATGGCTTCGCCACTGTTGCAGGAAGTGTTCGGCGGCAAGTTGCTGGGCGTTGACGTGCCGTTCGGTCAACTCGACGCCGGCCAACTGGCTTCGATCGCGGCGATCGCAGCGGGCTTCACCGGCCTGCTGAGCCTGTTCAACATCGGTGGCCGCTTCTTCTGGGCCTCGTTCTCGGACTACCTAGGCCGCAAAAACACCTATTTCGTGTTCTTTGCCTTGGGTTTTGCCCTGTACGCGCTGATTCCGAACCTCGGTCACTTGGGCAACGTTGCGCTGTTCGTGGCGGCGTTCTGCATCATCCTGTCGATGTACGGCGGTGGTTTCGCCACGGTGCCGGCCTATCTGGCCGACCTGTTCGGTACGCAGATGGTGGGTGCGATCCACGGTCGTCTGCTGACTGCCTGGGCCGCTGCCGGTGTGCTCGGTCCGGTGCTGGTGAACTACCTGCGTGAATATCAGTTGAGCATCGGCGTGGAACGCGCAGCTGCCTACGACATCACCCTGTACATCCTCGCAGGCCTCTTGGTGCTGGGCTTCCTGTGCAACCTGATGGTGCGCCCGGTGGCCGACAAGTACTTCATGACCGACGCTGAACTGGCCGCCGAACAGGCGCTGGGCCACGACAAGGGTGCCGATGCCAGCACCGTTCTGGAGTGGAAAGCCGCACCGGGCAGCAAGCCGCTGGCCATCGCTGCCTGGCTGGTGGTGGGTATTCCGTTGGCGTGGGGTGTGTGGGTGACCCTGCAGAAGACGGCGGTACTGTTTCACTAAGTAAAAACGCTGTAACCCTGTAGGAGTGAGCCTGCTCGCGATAGCGGTCTGACAGTCACTGAAATGGTGACTGTCACGCCCTCATCGCGAGCAGGCTCACTCCTACAGTTGTTTTTGGGTGTCCGAGAAAGCTTGTATGGACATGTCTACCCGCGACAGCCGGGCGTTCTATCCGTCAGCCATATCACCTCTCGTGTTTCTGTTTACGCCCCGCGTGCCTATAATGGCTGCCTTTTTCGCCCAATGATTTTGCGGAGCTGGTGATGGCCGAACGTAAGGCGTCTGTCGAGCGCGACACTCTGGAAACCCAGATCAAAGCCTCGATCAACCTTGATGGCACCGGAAAGGCCCGATTCGATATCGGTGTCCCTTTTCTTGAGCACATGCTGGATCAGATCGCCCGTCACGGGTTGATCGACCTGGATATCGAATGCAAGGGCGATCTGCATATCGACGACCACCATACGGTGGAAGACGTCGGTATCACCCTCGGCCAGGCCTTCGCTAAAGCCATCGGCGACAAGAAAGGCATCCGTCGCTACGGCCATGCCTACGTGCCGCTCGATGAAGCGCTGTCGCGCGTGGTGATCGATTTCTCCGGTCGCCCGGGCCTGCAGATGCACGTGCCGTACACCCGCGCCACCGTCGGTGGTTTCGACGTTGACCTGTTCCAGGAATTCTTCCAGGGCTTCGTCAACCACGCGCTGGTCAGTGTGCACATCGACAACCTGCGCGGCACCAACACTCACCACCAGATCGAAACCGTGTTCAAGGCTTTCGGCCGCGCCCTGCGCATGGCCGTGGAGCTGGACGAGCGCATGGCCGGGCAAATGCCGTCGACCAAAGGCGTTTTGTAATGCAGACGGTTGCAGTTATCGACTACGGCATGGGCAACCTGCACTCGGTGGCCAAGGCTCTCGAGCATGTTGGCGCCGGCAAGGTGCTGATCACCAGCGACGCGAACGTGATTCGCGAAGCCGACCGCGTGGTGTTCCCCGGTGTTGGCGCGATCCGCGATTGCATGGCGGAGATCCGTCGCCTCGGCTTCGATTCGCTGGTCCGTGAGGTCAGCCAGGATCGCCCGTTCCTCGGCATCTGCGTCGGCATGCAAGCCTTGCTCGACAGCAGCGAAGAGAATGATGGCGTTGACTGCATCGGCCTGTTCCCGGGCGCGGTGAAGTTCTTCGGCAAGGGCCTGCACGAAGACGGCGAGCACCTTAAAGTCCCGCACATGGGCTGGAACGAGGTGAAGCAGAACATCAGTCACCCGCTGTGGCATGACATTCCGGACCTGGCGCGTTTCTACTTCGTGCACAGCTATTACATCGCCGCGGCCAATGCGCGGCAGGTGGTGGGCAGCGGTCACTACGGTGTCGATTTCGCCGCAGCGCTGGCCGATGGCTCGCGTTTCGCCGTGCAGTTCCATCCAGAGAAAAGCCATACCCATGGCCTGCAACTGCTGCAGAACTTCGCTGCGTGGGACGGTCGCTGGTAAATGGCTGTCAAGAAATCCAAGCCGCCGATCCTGACCCTCACTCCCGAGCTGGAGAGCGAGGCCAATCGCAAGATTCAGCGGTTCATGGAAGACCGCTTCGAGCTGGACCTGGGTTCGTTCGAAGCGGCGGAAATTCTTGAGCTGTTTACCCGCGAAATTGCTCCGCACTATTACAACAGGGCGATTTTCGATGTGCAGACCCACCTCAAAAAGCGGTTTGAAAGCATCGAAAGCGACCTGTGGGCGCTCGAAAAAAATTAGGAGCAGCTGCAAGCTTCAAGCTGTCAGCTGCAAGAATCAGACACACGTGCGCGCTTGCAGCTTAAAGCTAGCAGCTTGCAGCTCTTTGACGAAGGAAAAGCATGCTAATTATTCCTGCTATCGATCTTAAAGACGGTGCCTGCGTGCGTCTGCGCCAGGGCCGCATGGAAGATTCCACGGTGTTCTCCGATGACCCGGTGAGCATGGCTGCCAAGTGGGTGGAGGGCGGTTGCCGCCGCTTGCATCTGGTCGACCTGAACGGCGCGTTCGAAGGCCAGCCGGTCAACGGCGAAGTGGTCACGGCGATCGCCAAGCGTTACCCGACCCTGCCGATCCAGATCGGTGGCGGCATCCGCTCGCTGGAAACCATCGAGCACTACGTCAAGGCCGGCGTGAGCTACGTGATCATCGGCACCAAAGCCGTAAAAGATCCGGCGTTCGTCGCTGAAGCCTGCCGCGCCTTTCCGGGCAAGATCATTGTCGGCCTCGACGCCAAAGACGGTTTCGTCGCCACCGACGGCTGGGCGGAAATCAGCACCGTGCAGGTGATCGATCTGGCCAGGCAATTTGAAGCCGACGGCGTCTCGTCGATCGTTTATACCGACATCGCCAAAGACGGCATGATGCAGGGCTGCAACGTGCCGTTCACCGCTGCGCTGGCTGCTGCGACGAAGATTCCGGTGATCGCTTCCGGCGGCATCCACAATCTGGGTGACATCAAGTCGCTGCTCGACGCCAAGGCACCGGGCATCATCGGCGCGATTACCGGCCGGGCGATCTATGAGGGCACTCTCGACGTCGCCGAAGCGCAAGCATTCTGCGATTCGTACCAAGGCTGAGGACTGACCCATGGCGCTGGCCAAACGCATTATCCCCTGCCTGGACGTGGACAACGGCCGGGTCGTCAAGGGCGTGAAGTTCGAGAACATCCGAGACGCCGGTGACCCGGTGGAAATCGCCCGTCGCTACGACGAGCAGGGTGCCGACGAGATTACCTTCCTCGACATCACCGCCAGCGTCGATGGTCGTGACACCACGCTGCATACCGTTGAGCGCATGGCCAGTCAGGTGTTCATCCCGCTGACCGTTGGTGGTGGCGTGCGCACCGTGCAGGACATCCGCAATCTGCTCAATGCTGGCGCGGACAAGGTCTCGATCAACACCGCTGCCGTGTTCAACCCGGAATTTGTCGGCGAAGCCGCGCAGCATTTCGGCTCGCAGTGCATCGTCGTTGCGATCGACGCCAAGAAAGTCTCCGGCCCCGGCGAAACGCCGCGTTGGGAGATCTTCACCCACGGCGGGCGCAAGCCGACCGGCCTCGACGCAGTCGAGTGGGCGAAGAAAATGGAAGGCCTCGGTGCTGGCGAGATCCTGCTGACCAGCATGGATCAGGACGGCATGAAAAACGGCTTCGACCTCGGCGTGACCCGCGCGATCAGCGATGCGCTGGGCATTCCGGTCATTGCCTCTGGCGGCGTCGGCAACCTGCAGCATCTGGCCGACGGCATTCTCGAAGGTCATGCCAGCGCGGTGCTGGCGGCGAGCATTTTTCACTTCGGCGAATACACCGTGCAGGAAGCCAAGGCCTACATGGCGCATCGCGGCATCGTCATGCGCTAAAGCGTACAGGCCAGTGGACAGCATGGCGCGCCCAAGGCACTCTTGGGCACGCCATGGATTCCGGTAGCCCGACATGATCAAACGCCTGCTTGTTGTTCTCGCCAGCGCCTCATTGTTGCTCATCAACAATGCCCGGGCGGAAAACAGCCCCGACACCGATCTGGTGCTGCTCACCGAAAACTTCCCGCCGTACAACATGGCGACGAACGGCAAGAATTTCGCCCAGGGCGACAACATCAACGGCATTGCCACCGACATCGTACGCGAGATGTTCCAGCGCGCCGGCCTCACTTACAGCCTGACCCTGCGGTTCCCCTGGGAACGTGTCTACAAACTCGCGCTGGAAAATCCCGGTTACGGGGCCTTCGTCATGGCGCGCCTGCCTGACCGGGAAAAACTGTTCAAATGGGTCGGCCCGATCGGTCCCGATGACTGGATCCTGCTGGCCAAGGCAGACAGCAAGATCACCCTCGAAACCCTCCATGATGCGCGCAAGTACAGGATCGGCGCCTACAAGGGCGACGCGATTGCCGAGACGCTGACCAAGCAAGGCCTCAAACCGGTGGTGGTGCTGCGTGATCAGGACAATGCGAAGAAACTGGTCAACGGCCAGATCGATCTGTGGGCCACCGGTGATCCTGCCGGGCGTTATCTGGCGCGGCAGGATGGTGTGACCGGCCTGAAGACCGTGCTGCGCTTCAACAGCGCCGAGTTGTACCTGGCGCTGAACAAGGACGTTTCCGATGAAGTCGTCAACAAGCTCCAGGCGGCGCTGGATCAACTGCGCAAAGAGGGTGTGGTCGATGAAATCATGGCGCGCTATCTGTAGCGCCTGACCGGTCCGGCTCTGGCAGCGGAATGCTGGTATCGTCCTCGGTCAGAGACGGCTGGACGGTGCGTTCTTCGACCGGGTTCGGCTCCGCCAGGGCGACGATTTCAGGCTCGGCTGGTGCGTACTGGCTGAAGTGCAAACTACTGCCATCGGTATAGCTGAAACCCGCCATCACTGGCGTGCCGTCTGCGCGCACCAATCTGTAGTCGCTCTGCACCAGATAGGCTGCCACGGACCTGTTTTTATCCACGACCGCAACCACTTCGATTACCGCTGCATTGAGCCATTCGTTCGAATGTAGTTCGCATTGGGTGAAATCATGGCCCAGTCGTGCCGAAAACATCAGCGCGTTGTTCTGATAGTTTTGCCATTGGACGCCGAATTCGACCGAAGTAGTCTGGGTGAATGTTCGCAAGCCGCCGGTCCGCTGGGCGCGGCGCGCTGTCCATTTGAATATCTGGCTGACGTCGCCACTGTTGCGTGCATGACCGACGAGCACGTACTGATCCTTGCGTTGCAGCAAATAGAAGGGCGAGTGACGCAACTGTTCAGTGGCGGTATAACGCGGATCGTTGATGGTGAACCACGGGAGACTGGCGGTGTAAGTCGCTTCGCCCACAGGGTCTACGGGTGTCGGTGTTTCCCCGCACAGCACCGGTGGCGATGGGCGTGGGTAGGTCTGCAGTGCAATCTGCAGGCGCAAGCAGTAGACCGGGAAGCTCGCCGGTCTGGTGTAGTTACTCAAAGCGAAAAAACTGCCCGATGCCAAGTTGACTTCGCCAGGTAGAGCGACTCGAGGAACGGCGCCCCAGGCGCTGACACGCTGTCGTGCTTTGCTGCCCTTGCCGTCCCAGATCAGGTCGCTGGTATTCGACCCGATCACCAGATCAGCGCGAACGCAGCGGACCGCGTTGAGCGACGGT
This genomic interval from Pseudomonas koreensis contains the following:
- a CDS encoding Vps62-related protein; the encoded protein is MTNNTPIIPPIGRTEPIRIDNLLINFTTEFLRIWDTNGISAKPAAFWRPTPAPDALPGYFPLGDVITTGLGNINGERVVAVACEADIASTDPGKGKALRRPDDYELVWKDSGSGSKRDVSIWRPLPPAGYVALGSVCSNDHEKPSLNAVRCVRADLVIGSNTSDLIWDGKGSKARQRVSAWGAVPRVALPGEVNLASGSFFALSNYTRPASFPVYCLRLQIALQTYPRPSPPVLCGETPTPVDPVGEATYTASLPWFTINDPRYTATEQLRHSPFYLLQRKDQYVLVGHARNSGDVSQIFKWTARRAQRTGGLRTFTQTTSVEFGVQWQNYQNNALMFSARLGHDFTQCELHSNEWLNAAVIEVVAVVDKNRSVAAYLVQSDYRLVRADGTPVMAGFSYTDGSSLHFSQYAPAEPEIVALAEPNPVEERTVQPSLTEDDTSIPLPEPDRSGATDSAP
- a CDS encoding OFA family MFS transporter; translated protein: MSTSITADGLKADQPAFLSKERIIAKPGFNRWLVPPAALAIHLCIGMAYGFSVFWLPLSKALGVTAPVACAPDMSFIAQVFSSNCDWPISMLGWIYTLFFIFLGCSAAIWGGWLEHAGPRKAGVVSALCWCGGLLISALGIYTHQIWLMWIGSGVIGGIGLGLGYISPVSTLIKWFPDKRGMATGMAIMGFGGGAMVGAPLATALMSHFASPEGVGVWQSFVAMAAIYFVFMIGGALSYRVPPTGWKPEGWTAPAKKASNAMITNRHVHVNVAWKTPQFRLVWLVLCLNVSAGIGILGMASPLLQEVFGGKLLGVDVPFGQLDAGQLASIAAIAAGFTGLLSLFNIGGRFFWASFSDYLGRKNTYFVFFALGFALYALIPNLGHLGNVALFVAAFCIILSMYGGGFATVPAYLADLFGTQMVGAIHGRLLTAWAAAGVLGPVLVNYLREYQLSIGVERAAAYDITLYILAGLLVLGFLCNLMVRPVADKYFMTDAELAAEQALGHDKGADASTVLEWKAAPGSKPLAIAAWLVVGIPLAWGVWVTLQKTAVLFH
- the hisF gene encoding imidazole glycerol phosphate synthase subunit HisF → MALAKRIIPCLDVDNGRVVKGVKFENIRDAGDPVEIARRYDEQGADEITFLDITASVDGRDTTLHTVERMASQVFIPLTVGGGVRTVQDIRNLLNAGADKVSINTAAVFNPEFVGEAAQHFGSQCIVVAIDAKKVSGPGETPRWEIFTHGGRKPTGLDAVEWAKKMEGLGAGEILLTSMDQDGMKNGFDLGVTRAISDALGIPVIASGGVGNLQHLADGILEGHASAVLAASIFHFGEYTVQEAKAYMAHRGIVMR
- a CDS encoding DUF2164 domain-containing protein — translated: MAVKKSKPPILTLTPELESEANRKIQRFMEDRFELDLGSFEAAEILELFTREIAPHYYNRAIFDVQTHLKKRFESIESDLWALEKN
- the hisH gene encoding imidazole glycerol phosphate synthase subunit HisH, whose amino-acid sequence is MQTVAVIDYGMGNLHSVAKALEHVGAGKVLITSDANVIREADRVVFPGVGAIRDCMAEIRRLGFDSLVREVSQDRPFLGICVGMQALLDSSEENDGVDCIGLFPGAVKFFGKGLHEDGEHLKVPHMGWNEVKQNISHPLWHDIPDLARFYFVHSYYIAAANARQVVGSGHYGVDFAAALADGSRFAVQFHPEKSHTHGLQLLQNFAAWDGRW
- a CDS encoding substrate-binding periplasmic protein → MIKRLLVVLASASLLLINNARAENSPDTDLVLLTENFPPYNMATNGKNFAQGDNINGIATDIVREMFQRAGLTYSLTLRFPWERVYKLALENPGYGAFVMARLPDREKLFKWVGPIGPDDWILLAKADSKITLETLHDARKYRIGAYKGDAIAETLTKQGLKPVVVLRDQDNAKKLVNGQIDLWATGDPAGRYLARQDGVTGLKTVLRFNSAELYLALNKDVSDEVVNKLQAALDQLRKEGVVDEIMARYL
- a CDS encoding AsmA family protein, yielding MKAFGKILGLVLLGLLLIIVAAGFALTHLFDPNDYKDEIRQIARDKAHIELTLNGDIGWSLFPWLGLELHEASVATLAKPAEPFADLQMLGLSVRVLPLLRREVQMSDVRVEGLNLRLNRDKNGHGNWEDIGKVPVAPGSTPPATPGATASEPTVAVEKPAQPIRLDIDSLTVNNARVEYNDELTGKQFSAESIQLSTGPVHDSTNIPVKATAFLGTNQPVLRVRTELNGELRFERALQRYKFEDLKLTGELAGDPLQGKTMTFSAQGQLLLDKAANVAEWTGIKISANQLRALGELKANDLDKTPQISGGISIAQFDLAKFVDSIGQTVPEMGEGSLSKVELVSRVAATPTSLSFDNINLKLDDSSFSGRIAIEDFAKQSLRAILKADTFNVDRYLPPKSDQANSATQTRQAEVASTEAGAVAGTTPLPDKPSKTAWSTERLLPVERLAKLDVDADLTFGQLTLDKLPIQNAALKATGQGGLLTLANLSGELYNGGFVANGTLDVRPSAPVLNLQTRLNRVPAEKIIESQGKNPPVKGLVTLTSSLTGSGNSQQALIDTLNGNASFVINNGVLLNANLEQQLCKGIATLNRKTLSGEPRGKDTPFEELKGNLTVRNGVASNPDLKVRIPGMTVNGDGDIDLRVLGMDYRVGIIVEGDTSAMPDPACQVGEKFVGIEWPLRCRGPLELGAKACRVDNDRLGQVASKMAGNKLSEKIDEKLGDKVSPELKNALKGLFKR
- the hisB gene encoding imidazoleglycerol-phosphate dehydratase HisB, translated to MAERKASVERDTLETQIKASINLDGTGKARFDIGVPFLEHMLDQIARHGLIDLDIECKGDLHIDDHHTVEDVGITLGQAFAKAIGDKKGIRRYGHAYVPLDEALSRVVIDFSGRPGLQMHVPYTRATVGGFDVDLFQEFFQGFVNHALVSVHIDNLRGTNTHHQIETVFKAFGRALRMAVELDERMAGQMPSTKGVL
- the hisA gene encoding 1-(5-phosphoribosyl)-5-[(5-phosphoribosylamino)methylideneamino]imidazole-4-carboxamide isomerase — protein: MLIIPAIDLKDGACVRLRQGRMEDSTVFSDDPVSMAAKWVEGGCRRLHLVDLNGAFEGQPVNGEVVTAIAKRYPTLPIQIGGGIRSLETIEHYVKAGVSYVIIGTKAVKDPAFVAEACRAFPGKIIVGLDAKDGFVATDGWAEISTVQVIDLARQFEADGVSSIVYTDIAKDGMMQGCNVPFTAALAAATKIPVIASGGIHNLGDIKSLLDAKAPGIIGAITGRAIYEGTLDVAEAQAFCDSYQG